In one Lycium barbarum isolate Lr01 chromosome 7, ASM1917538v2, whole genome shotgun sequence genomic region, the following are encoded:
- the LOC132603218 gene encoding histone-lysine N-methyltransferase ASHH1-like isoform X1 — MLHSGEDGEDKSDMVQLPEGVTPFTHITQNEFLGRKHKKLKDEDIAICECKYDAADPESTCGERCLNLLTSTECTPGYCQCGENCRNQRFQKCEYAKTKLFRTEGRGWGLLADEDIKAGQFIIEYCGEVISSVAAKKRSQAYEAQELKDAYIISLDANYFIDATRKGSFARFINHSCQPNCETRKWTVLGETRVGIFAKQDISVGMELAYNYNFEWYGGATVRCLCGAANCSIFLGAKSQGFQEYNHVWEEGDDRYTVEEVPIYDSAEDDFFQVISGTSGGNEHTKILNDSEVGLSDPMVLSGKAVPQRIGSGSTPKKSQHIPKRKGKSSSRKQVNDGDFAKMFASKEAREEVTRYEAITKETTSRLNSLYEEIRPTIEEHGRDNQDDVPTSVAEKWIGANCSKYKADFDLYFSVIKNLMCPRPATDAAAAEPSEGAGSQTANAEVKSSEGGTGPQTVNAEAEPSEGGA, encoded by the exons ATGCTGCATTCAGGCGAAGACGGTGAAGACAAAAGCGATATG gtaCAACTGCCGGAAGGAGTAACACCATTTACTCATATTACTCAAAATGAGTTTTTAGGACGAAA ACATAAGAAACTGAAAGACGAGGATATCGCTATTTGTGAATGCAAGTATGATGCCGCTGATCCTGAAAGTACGTGTGGAGAAAGATGCTTGAATTTACTGACCAGTACTGAATGTACACCGGGATACTGTCAGTGTGGTGAAAATTGCAGGAATCAG AGATTCCAGAAATGTGAATATGCAAAAACTAAGTTGTTCAGGACTGAAGGGCGTGGTTGGGGTCTTTTAGCTGATGAGGACATAAAG GCTGGACAGTTCATCATTGAATACTGTGGAGAAGTGATATCATCTGTAGCAGCAAAGAAAAGGTCCCAGGCTTATGAAGCTCAGG AGCTCAAGGACGCATACATAATTTCTCTGGATGCTAATTATTTCATTGATGCCACCCGGAAGGGAAGTTTTGCAAGATTCATAAATCATTCATG CCAACCAAATTGTGAAACAAGGAAATGGACAGTGTTAGGGGAAACAAGGGTAGGAATATTTGCAAAGCAAGATATATCTGTTGGAATGGAGCTGGCGTATAACTATAATTTTGAGTGGTATGGGGGTGCAACTGTTCGTTGCCTGTGTGGAGCTGCAAACTGTTCTATATTTCTGGGTGCCAAGTCTCAAGGATTCCAG GAGTACAACCATGTCTGGGAAGAAGGGGATGACAG ATATACGGTGGAGGAAGTTCCAATTTATGACTCCGCAGAGGATGATTTTTTTCAAGTGATCTCTGGAACTAGTGGAGGAAATGAGCACACTAAGATATTGAATGACAGTGAGGTCGGCCTTAGTGATCCGATGGTGCTGAGTGGAAAGGCCGTCCCTCAACGTATTGGATCTGGTTCAACACCGAAGAAGTCTCAGCACATTCCCAAGCGGAAGGGCAAATCTTCCAGCCGTAAGCAAGTGAATGATGGAGATTTTGCTAAAATGTTTGCATCAAAGGAGGCACGAGAAGAAGTTACCAGATACGAG GCGATAACAAAGGAAACCACTTCAAGGCTCAATTCCTTATACGAAGAAATTCGCCCTACCATTGAAGAGCATGGGCGGGACAACCAGGATGATGTGCCCACCAGTGTAGCTGAGAAATGGATTGGAGCAAATTGCTCTAAATACAAAGCAGATTTTGATCTCTACTTTTCTGTGATCAAGAATCTGATGTGCCCTCGTCCAGCAACCGATGCTGCTGCAGCAGAGCCTTCTGAAGGAGCCGGCTCTCAAACAGCCAATGCTGAAGTCAAGTCTTCTGAAGGAGGAACCGGACCTCAAACAGTCAATGCTGAAGCCGAGCCTTCTGAAGGAGGAGCTTAA
- the LOC132603218 gene encoding histone-lysine N-methyltransferase ASHH1-like isoform X2, whose product MSVQLPEGVTPFTHITQNEFLGRKHKKLKDEDIAICECKYDAADPESTCGERCLNLLTSTECTPGYCQCGENCRNQRFQKCEYAKTKLFRTEGRGWGLLADEDIKAGQFIIEYCGEVISSVAAKKRSQAYEAQELKDAYIISLDANYFIDATRKGSFARFINHSCQPNCETRKWTVLGETRVGIFAKQDISVGMELAYNYNFEWYGGATVRCLCGAANCSIFLGAKSQGFQEYNHVWEEGDDRYTVEEVPIYDSAEDDFFQVISGTSGGNEHTKILNDSEVGLSDPMVLSGKAVPQRIGSGSTPKKSQHIPKRKGKSSSRKQVNDGDFAKMFASKEAREEVTRYEAITKETTSRLNSLYEEIRPTIEEHGRDNQDDVPTSVAEKWIGANCSKYKADFDLYFSVIKNLMCPRPATDAAAAEPSEGAGSQTANAEVKSSEGGTGPQTVNAEAEPSEGGA is encoded by the exons ATGTCG gtaCAACTGCCGGAAGGAGTAACACCATTTACTCATATTACTCAAAATGAGTTTTTAGGACGAAA ACATAAGAAACTGAAAGACGAGGATATCGCTATTTGTGAATGCAAGTATGATGCCGCTGATCCTGAAAGTACGTGTGGAGAAAGATGCTTGAATTTACTGACCAGTACTGAATGTACACCGGGATACTGTCAGTGTGGTGAAAATTGCAGGAATCAG AGATTCCAGAAATGTGAATATGCAAAAACTAAGTTGTTCAGGACTGAAGGGCGTGGTTGGGGTCTTTTAGCTGATGAGGACATAAAG GCTGGACAGTTCATCATTGAATACTGTGGAGAAGTGATATCATCTGTAGCAGCAAAGAAAAGGTCCCAGGCTTATGAAGCTCAGG AGCTCAAGGACGCATACATAATTTCTCTGGATGCTAATTATTTCATTGATGCCACCCGGAAGGGAAGTTTTGCAAGATTCATAAATCATTCATG CCAACCAAATTGTGAAACAAGGAAATGGACAGTGTTAGGGGAAACAAGGGTAGGAATATTTGCAAAGCAAGATATATCTGTTGGAATGGAGCTGGCGTATAACTATAATTTTGAGTGGTATGGGGGTGCAACTGTTCGTTGCCTGTGTGGAGCTGCAAACTGTTCTATATTTCTGGGTGCCAAGTCTCAAGGATTCCAG GAGTACAACCATGTCTGGGAAGAAGGGGATGACAG ATATACGGTGGAGGAAGTTCCAATTTATGACTCCGCAGAGGATGATTTTTTTCAAGTGATCTCTGGAACTAGTGGAGGAAATGAGCACACTAAGATATTGAATGACAGTGAGGTCGGCCTTAGTGATCCGATGGTGCTGAGTGGAAAGGCCGTCCCTCAACGTATTGGATCTGGTTCAACACCGAAGAAGTCTCAGCACATTCCCAAGCGGAAGGGCAAATCTTCCAGCCGTAAGCAAGTGAATGATGGAGATTTTGCTAAAATGTTTGCATCAAAGGAGGCACGAGAAGAAGTTACCAGATACGAG GCGATAACAAAGGAAACCACTTCAAGGCTCAATTCCTTATACGAAGAAATTCGCCCTACCATTGAAGAGCATGGGCGGGACAACCAGGATGATGTGCCCACCAGTGTAGCTGAGAAATGGATTGGAGCAAATTGCTCTAAATACAAAGCAGATTTTGATCTCTACTTTTCTGTGATCAAGAATCTGATGTGCCCTCGTCCAGCAACCGATGCTGCTGCAGCAGAGCCTTCTGAAGGAGCCGGCTCTCAAACAGCCAATGCTGAAGTCAAGTCTTCTGAAGGAGGAACCGGACCTCAAACAGTCAATGCTGAAGCCGAGCCTTCTGAAGGAGGAGCTTAA